CATGCCGTTCTGGTACTCCCAGCGCACGGTGTGGCCGGGGCCCTTGGGAGCGATCATCACCACATCCACGTCGGCGGGGGGCTTGATCAGCTCGAAGCGCACGTTGAAGCCGTGGGCGAAGCTGAGCACCTTGCCGGCGCTGAGGTGAGGAGCGATTTCCTTGTCGTAAACGGCCTTCTGGGTCTCATCGGGCAGCAGCACCATGATCCAGTCGGCCTTGGCGGCGGCGTCAGCCACGCTGAGCACTTCCAGACCATCGGCCTTGGCTTTTTCGGCGGAGCGGCTGCCTTCGTAAAGGCCCACCACCACGTTCACGCCGCTGTCCTTGAGGTTGAGGGCGTGGGCGTGGCCTTGGGAGCCGTAGCCAATGATGGCCACCGTTTTGCCGTTCAGCAGGCTGAGGTCGGCATCGGTGTCGTAATACAGCTTGGCCATCAGGGGCTTCGGTTCAGCGCTGAGCAAGGGTCGAGCTTACGAAAGCGCCTGCCGCTGCCCCTCAGGCCTCGCTGGGATGGGCAATCACGCGGTCGATCAAGCCGTAGTTCTTGGCTTCCTCGGCACTGAGGAAGTAGTCGCGGTCGGTGTCCTTCTCGATCTTGGCCAGCTCCTGGCCGGTCATCTCCGCCATGCTCTTGTTGAGCATGTCCTTGATGCGCAGGATTTCGCGGGCCTCAATCTCGATGTCGCTGGCTTGGCGCTGAGCCGTGCCGCCCAGGGGCTGGTGGATCATGATCCGGCTGTGGGGCAGAGCCAGCCGCTTGCCCTTGGTGCCGGCGCCGAGCAAGAAAGCACCCATCGAGGCAGCCAGACCCACGCAGATGGTCACCACATCGCTCTTCACGTATTGGATGGTGTCGTAGATCGCCAGACCGGCGGTCACCGAGCCACCCGGTGAGTTGATGTAGAGGTAGATCGGCTTGGAGTTGTCCTCCGAGTCGAGGTAGAGCATCTGCGCTACCAGGCTGTTGGCAATGGCGTCGTTCACCTCGGAGCCCAGGAACAGGATCCGCTCCACGCCCAGGCGCGTGTAGATGTCAACCCAACGCTCGTACTGGCTGCCGGGCAGGCGGTAGGGAACGCTGGGGGTGCCGATGGGCATGGCGGATGCGGGGGTGGCCGGTGGGTTGAAGTGAGGGGTGAGATCTAGGCCGCCGTTGGGGCCCAGCCGGTTTCAGCTGATACCGGGATTGCCGGGGCTCACGCCGGCGCCGGCCGGTAGTTGGCTCGGAAGCTTTTGGCTGGTGAGCACCCGATCGATCAGGCCGTACTCCACAGCTTCATCGGCCGTGAGGTAGGTCATGCGGTCGGAGTCTTTCGCCAGCTGCTCCACGCTGCGGCCGGTGTTGGCCGAGAGCATTTCGAGCATGGTCTGCTTGTTGTGCAGCACCTCTTTGGCCCGGATCTGGATGTCGCTGGCCTGGCCGCGGGCGCCGCTGCGGGGCTGGTGCAGCACGATCGAGGCGTGGGGCAGGGCGGCGCGATGGCCCTTGGTGCCGGCGCTGAGGATCATCGCCGCGGTGCCCATGGCCTGGCCGATGCAGATGGTGTGCACCGGGGGCTTCACGTAGCGGATCGTGTCGGCGATGGCGAAAGCCTCGGTTTCAAAGCCGATGGCATCGCCGGAGTACCAGCTGGTGCCGGTGGAGTTGATGTAGAAGAAGATCGGCTTCTCCGGGTTGTCAAACTCCAGATACAGCAGCTGGGCAATGATCAGCTCGGTCACGTCGATGCCCATCTGACGCTTGGCATCGTCGTCGCTGAAGAGCGGCAGCCCCAGATACACGATCCGCTCCTTCAGCAGCAGTGAGGGCAGATCGGGCGGTGGGGTGCGCATCACGGCGGAATCGCCGTAGTAGGGAGCTGACACCGACATCCGCGGATCACTGCAGGCCTGAGCCGGGAGCCTAGCGGGGGTTGGCGGTGCCCGGATCGCCTTTCGAGGGTGCGGATTTCTTGCCCGTGGATCGGGGTTTGGCGGGCGACGGCCCCGTGGCCCCCTCCAACTTGCCGAACACCATTCGGCCCGTGGGGGTTTGCAGGGCCCCGGTGATCACCACCGGCAGGCGCTCACCGCTGCGGCCGTGGGCGCCATCCACCACCACCATCGTGCCGTCGTCGAGGTAGCCCACCCCCTGGTTGGCTTCCTTCCCATCGCGCACGATCTTCAGGTTGAGCTCATCACCCGGCTGCACCTCGGGGCGCAGGGCGATCACCAGCTCGCTCAGGTTCATCACCTTCACGGTCTGCACCTCGGCCACCTTGGTGAGGTTGTAATCGGCTGTGAGCAGGGTGCCGCCGGTATCGGCCGCCAGTTTGAGCAGCTTGTCGTCGACGCCGTTGCCTTCGTAGCGGGTGGTGTTCACCACCAGGCGGCGGCCGTAGCGCTCCCGCAGGCTGCTGAGCAACTTCAGGCCGCGGCGGCCCTTACTGCGCTTTTCGTTGTTGCTCGAATCGGCCAGGGCCTGCAGTTCATCGATCACCGCCTGGGCCACGATCACCTGGCCCTCCAGCAAGCCGGAATCGAGCAGGCCGCGCACCCGCCCATCGATGATCACGCTGGTGTCGAGGATCTTGGCGCTGGCGGGCATCAGCACGCCATCGGCCACCAGCAGGGCTTCGGTGCTGTTGGGGTTGAACAGGCGCAGCAGGGTGCGGCCGTGCACCTCCGCCAGGTTGTAGCCCGACACGCCAAAGAACACGTTCGCTGCCACTGCCGCCAGGGGCTTCACCAGCACCAGCTCCCAGGGGAGCGACAGGAACAGGATCGGTGAAATCAGAAGGTTGGCCACCAGCAGGCCTAGGATCAGGCCCACTGCCCTGCTCACCAGCAGATCGGTGGGCATGGTGCGCACCTGCTCCATCAGGCGCTTGCGCAGCCGTTGGAACACCACACCGGCGAGTAGGCCTGCCAACCCCCCTCCGGCCCCCAGGATCCAGCTCAGCTGCTCCAGGTTTTCGATGCGGATCAGCTGCTGTTCGGGCAGCAGGTCGACCCCCAGCCATCCAGCGGCGGCCCCTGACACCACGAACAGCACCAGGATGAGGGTGTCCACCATGACCGGTGCTGTGGCTGCCGACGGCTTGAAGAAGGCAGCATGCCTGATCCCGGCGGCTTTGGCCCGGGAAGGTAACCGGCCTGCACCGCACGCATGGCCGCCGCGCAGCGCCTATCTGCACATCCCGTTCTGCCACCGGCGCTGCTTCTACTGCGATTTCCCCGTGGTGCCGCTGGGGGATCGCGCTAGCGCCGAGCCCGGCGCCCCGGGCAGTGCATCCATCGCCCACTACCTGGAGCAGCTGCAGCGTGAGATCGACTTGGCCCCCTCCGGGCCGCCCCTGTCCACTGTGTATGTGGGTGGTGGGACCCCATCGCTGCTGAGCGCTGAGCAGTTGAAGGTGTTGCTCGCGCTCCTGCGGCGCCGCTTTGGTCTGGCGCCCGGAGCGGAGGTGAGCCTTGAGCTTGACCCCGCCAGCTTCGATCAGCAGCGCCTGGCCGGCTATCTCGCGGCGGGGGTCACACGCGTGAGCCTTGGGGGCCAGAGCTTCAGCGATGCGGTGCTCGAGCAGCTAGGCCGCCGCCACCGCGGCGCCGATCTGCGGGAGGCAGCGGGCTGGCTGCGGCAGGCTCAAACCAGCGGCCGACTGCAGAGCTGGAGCCTGGATCTGATTCAGGGCTTGCCGGGGCAGAGCCTGGCCGGTTGGCGAGAGCAGCTTCAGCAGGCGATGGCGCTGCAGCCGCCCCATCTCTCGGTCTACGACCTGATCGTGGAGCCCGGCACCGTGTTTGAGCGCCTCGAGCAGCGCGGTGCTCTGGCCCTGCCGGAGAGCGATCTCGCGGCGGATTTGATGGAGCTCACCGCCCGCACCCTTGGCGCCGCGGGCTACGGCCACTACGAGATTTCCAACTACGCCCTGCCGGGCCATGCTTCCCGCCACAACCGCGTCTACTGGAGCGGCGCCGGCTGGTGGGGCTTCGGCATGGGAGCCACCGCGGCGCCCTGGGGTGTGCGCGAGGCGCGCCCGCGCACCCGCGAGGGTTATGCAGCCTGGCTCGATCAGGCAGAACGCGCGCAGCCGCTTGGCCATGAGCGCTTACACACGGCGCCGGAGACAGGGATGCCGCTCGATGAGCGCTGGATGGTGGGGTTCCGGCGGCGGGAGGGAGTGAGGATCGATGTGCCGGAAGCGTTAAGGCGCCGTTGGCAGCCCTTTGTGGATCAGGGCCTGCTGCTGCAGGAGGGGCCGCGCTGGCGCCTGCGTGATCCCGAGGGGCTCGCCCTCAGCAATGCGGTGCTGCGGGAGCTGCTGGCGTGGTGGGAGGAGGAGGGCTCTGCGGTTGCAGACCCGCCACCCAGCTCCTGAGGGCATCGATACAGAGCGCACGGCCCGCCAGCAGCGGCGGCGAGAAGGGCGGCTGCCGCTCGGTGAGGCCCAGGAGATCAGCGGTCACGCGCACCTGTCCATCGCACTGATCGCCCGCGCCGATGCCGATCACCGGGATGCTGAGCTCCTGGCTGAGGCCCGCCGCCAGATCGGCAGGCACGTGTTCGACCACCAAGGCAAAGCAGCCGGCGGCCTGGAGATCGCGGGCCTGGCGGCGCAGCCGTTCCTGGCTGAGGGGGTCATTGGCCTGGCGCCGGTAGCCCAGTTGATGCACCGATTGCGGTGTGAGGCCCAGGTGCCCCATCACCGGGATGCCGCTGCGCACCAGGCGATCCACCACCGCGAGGGTTTCTGGCTCGGCACCTTCGAGTTTTACGGCGGCTGCAGGGCTGTCTTTGAGGACGCGCCCGGCGGCGGCCACGGCGGCATCGCCGCCGCACTGGTAGCTGAGGAATGGCAGATCGGTGACGATCAGCGGCTGCTGCGCAGCCGGGCGCTGCAGGCCGCGCCCCACGGCGCGGGTGTGCAGGATCATCTCCTCGAGCGTCACCGGCAGGGTGGTGGCATGGCCGAGCACCACCATCGCCAGGGAATCGCCCACCAGGATCAGGTCGGCGCCGGCTTGCTCCACCAGCGCGGCTGAGAGGGCATCCCAGGCGGTGAGGGCGGCGATGGGCCTCCCTTCCTGCTTGCAGGTGAGCAGATCAGCAGGTCGCACGCCGGAGCACTGAAGGCCGAGGCCCATTGCTAGCATCTGCTCGACTCGGACCCATGCGGCCCGGACGCCCAAATCTGGTCAGGACCGGAAGGGAGCAGCCACACGGGATGCTCCGAGCAGGCGTGGACTCCGGGTCACCCCAATCCAATCGCCTCTGGCTCAGCTCTCGCGCTGTCGGTTGAGCAGGAACGATGGGATGGCGGCCCCGGATTGATCGGCCTCTGTGCTGGCGGAGTTGTTCCCCGCGAAGCTGGCGATGGAACGCTCCGGCCGGTAGCTGCCACCGCCCTCGAAGCCGGTGGCGATCACGGTGACGTGAATTTCGCCCTCGAGGCGTTCATCCACCACCGCACCCACGATGATGTTGGCTTCGGGATCCACCACGTCGTAAATCACTTCGGAGGCAGTGGTCATGTCCTCAAGGGTCATGTCCTTGCCGCCGGAGATGTTGATCACGCAGCCCTTGGCGCCATCGATGCGGGCGGCCTCCAGCAGGGGGCTGCTGATAGCGGCCTGAGCCGCTTCAGTGGCGCGGGAGCGGCCCGAGCCAACGCCTAGGCCCAGCAGCGCGGTGCCGGC
This sequence is a window from Synechococcus sp. HK05. Protein-coding genes within it:
- the panB gene encoding 3-methyl-2-oxobutanoate hydroxymethyltransferase, with amino-acid sequence MRPADLLTCKQEGRPIAALTAWDALSAALVEQAGADLILVGDSLAMVVLGHATTLPVTLEEMILHTRAVGRGLQRPAAQQPLIVTDLPFLSYQCGGDAAVAAAGRVLKDSPAAAVKLEGAEPETLAVVDRLVRSGIPVMGHLGLTPQSVHQLGYRRQANDPLSQERLRRQARDLQAAGCFALVVEHVPADLAAGLSQELSIPVIGIGAGDQCDGQVRVTADLLGLTERQPPFSPPLLAGRALCIDALRSWVAGLQPQSPPPPTTPAAPAAPHC
- a CDS encoding ATP-dependent Clp protease proteolytic subunit → MPIGTPSVPYRLPGSQYERWVDIYTRLGVERILFLGSEVNDAIANSLVAQMLYLDSEDNSKPIYLYINSPGGSVTAGLAIYDTIQYVKSDVVTICVGLAASMGAFLLGAGTKGKRLALPHSRIMIHQPLGGTAQRQASDIEIEAREILRIKDMLNKSMAEMTGQELAKIEKDTDRDYFLSAEEAKNYGLIDRVIAHPSEA
- a CDS encoding ATP-dependent Clp protease proteolytic subunit, which codes for MSVSAPYYGDSAVMRTPPPDLPSLLLKERIVYLGLPLFSDDDAKRQMGIDVTELIIAQLLYLEFDNPEKPIFFYINSTGTSWYSGDAIGFETEAFAIADTIRYVKPPVHTICIGQAMGTAAMILSAGTKGHRAALPHASIVLHQPRSGARGQASDIQIRAKEVLHNKQTMLEMLSANTGRSVEQLAKDSDRMTYLTADEAVEYGLIDRVLTSQKLPSQLPAGAGVSPGNPGIS
- the hemW gene encoding radical SAM family heme chaperone HemW, translating into MTGAVAADGLKKAACLIPAALAREGNRPAPHAWPPRSAYLHIPFCHRRCFYCDFPVVPLGDRASAEPGAPGSASIAHYLEQLQREIDLAPSGPPLSTVYVGGGTPSLLSAEQLKVLLALLRRRFGLAPGAEVSLELDPASFDQQRLAGYLAAGVTRVSLGGQSFSDAVLEQLGRRHRGADLREAAGWLRQAQTSGRLQSWSLDLIQGLPGQSLAGWREQLQQAMALQPPHLSVYDLIVEPGTVFERLEQRGALALPESDLAADLMELTARTLGAAGYGHYEISNYALPGHASRHNRVYWSGAGWWGFGMGATAAPWGVREARPRTREGYAAWLDQAERAQPLGHERLHTAPETGMPLDERWMVGFRRREGVRIDVPEALRRRWQPFVDQGLLLQEGPRWRLRDPEGLALSNAVLRELLAWWEEEGSAVADPPPSS
- a CDS encoding PIN/TRAM domain-containing protein, producing MVDTLILVLFVVSGAAAGWLGVDLLPEQQLIRIENLEQLSWILGAGGGLAGLLAGVVFQRLRKRLMEQVRTMPTDLLVSRAVGLILGLLVANLLISPILFLSLPWELVLVKPLAAVAANVFFGVSGYNLAEVHGRTLLRLFNPNSTEALLVADGVLMPASAKILDTSVIIDGRVRGLLDSGLLEGQVIVAQAVIDELQALADSSNNEKRSKGRRGLKLLSSLRERYGRRLVVNTTRYEGNGVDDKLLKLAADTGGTLLTADYNLTKVAEVQTVKVMNLSELVIALRPEVQPGDELNLKIVRDGKEANQGVGYLDDGTMVVVDGAHGRSGERLPVVITGALQTPTGRMVFGKLEGATGPSPAKPRSTGKKSAPSKGDPGTANPR